The segment AGCGGAGACGGCCGGTGACGAATGCGCTGAGCTGGGGACTGGGGGACCGGCGGCCGGACGACATCCGGGTCCCGGCGGCGGCCATGGGCGGCCCCGTCACGCCCGACTGGGCGTGGGGCGGCTCCACCGGCCGCGGTGTCCGGGTGTGCATCGTCGACAGCGGGGTGGAGCGCGACCACCTCATGGTCGGGCGGGTGGCGTCGGCGCACGTGGTCGTCGAGGGGGACGACGGCCGCCCGCGTACGGTGCCGTCGGACAGCGGCGACGCGTGCGGCCACGGGACCGCCTGCGCGGGGATCGTCCGCGAGGTCGCCCCCGACTGCGAGCTGCACAGCGTGCGGGTGCTCGGCGAACGGTTCACCGGTACCGGCGACTTCCTGCTGGCCGGTCTGCGGTGGGCCGTCGAACAGGGCTTCGACGTCATCAACATGAGCCTTTCGACCACCCACGAACGCTTCCTGCGCGAGCTGCACGAGCTGGCCGACGAGGCGTACTTCCGCCGGTGCGTCGTCGTCGCGTCGGCGCACAACAGCCCCGTGGTCAGCTTCCCCTGGCGGTTCAGCTCCGTCGTCTCGGTCGGGAGCCACCAGGAGGACGACACCGGACTGCACCTGTACAACCCGGATCCGCCGGTGGAGTTCTACGCCAAGGGTCAGGACGTACGCGTGGCGTGGCTGGACAACTGCGTCACCCGCACGACGGGCAACAGCTTCGCCACACCGCGCGTCGCGGGACTGTGCGCGCTGATCCTGGCCAAGCATCCGGCCCTGACCGTCTTCCAGCTCAAGACCGTGCTCTACCTGACGGCGGCCAACGTCCGGGTGCCGGACCGGGCCGACGGGACCACGCCTACGCCCGCCGATCCTGTGACCGCCGCCGCCGCCCCGCCCCGGCCCGGGTCCGGCGCGGACCCGGTGGGCGACGGCCTCGCACACGCGCACGGTGCCGGCCCGCCGGCCGCGCCGGGGGACGACGGGCAACGCCACGACGGCCGGCCCGGATCACCCCCGCCCCCAGAAACCGAACCGGAGAAGTGAGGTCCGCGGTGTCCCCGATTCTTCCTTCCGACGACACCCACGCGCTGTTGCAGTCCGTGGTCGACGTGGCCCGGGCCATCTTCGCCGCCGCCGCGAGCTCGGTGTTCCTGCTGGACGACACGGCCGGCGAACTGGTCTTCCAGGCCGTCTCCGGGGAAGGCGAGGACATGCTCGTCGGCACCCGATTCCCGGCCCACCGGGGCATCGCCGGCTGGGTGGCCTCCTCGGGGCAGGCGATGATCGCCGACGATCTGGCGAGCACCCGGACCTTCGCCCGGGATCTCGCCGAGTCCACCGGCTACGTCCCGAACGCCCTCATGGCCGCACCGCTGTTGTCGCAGCAGAGGGTCCTGGGCGTCCTGGAGGTGCTCGACCCCTCGCCCCGGCCCCGGGCGGGCCTCGAAGACCTCGACCTGCTCTCCCTGTTCGCCGCGCAGGCGGCCATCGCCCTGCGCGTCACCGGCCGTTCCTCCGGCACCGGCACCACGGCCCCGGGCGCCACCGACGAGCAGCTGACGGACGCGTTCCGCGCCTTCCTGCGCGATCGCTCCCACTGACGGCGGACCGACGAAGCCCAGGCGTGCCGCAGTTCAAGCCCCGACGGATGATAAGCATGATCATGACAATCCGAGAGGGCGATGTCCGGTTCGGCGGCACGCCGTTCGCCGCTCACGTGCCCGCCACCGGCGGCAGGTCCACGGCCGTCAGGCCGGTGACCCGGCGGCCGAACTCATGGGTGAACCCGGACATGCCGTACGCGGCGAAATGGGCACTGACCTCTCCCGCGGGCGGCATCAGCAGATTGCACTCGTGCAACTCCTCCACCTCGGCGATCACCTGGTCGTACCGGAACGGCGGAGTGAGCGACGACAGTCTCCGATAGGCCAGCCGCTGCTGCTGCGGAAGATCGCGCCAGAAGGCCTCGTACCGCTCCCGCAGCACGAGTTCACCGACCGCCATCTCGTCCAGCAGGGAGGGAGCCACGCTCAGCCGGTCGGCGTAGTCGGCCAGCCGCACATGGCGCAGCGATTCGAGTTTCGCAGCGATGATCCGGATGGCCAGCGGAAGCCCCTCGCAGCACTGGACGATCCGCCGCGCCGACGCCTGGTCGCTCATCACCCGCCCGAACCCGACGATCCGGCCCAGCAGTTCGATCGACTCTCCCCCCTGGAACGGGGGAAGTTCCACCCGCGCCACCGCCTCCAGCCCGCTGAGCCGGTACCGGCTGGTCACCAGGGTGCAGCTGGCACCGGACCCGGGCAGCAGCGCCAGCACGGTCTGCTGCCCCACGGCGTCGTCCAGCACGAGCAGGATCCGTCGGCCCGCCACCCAGGTCCGCCACCGGGCCAGAGCCTGCGCGACGTTCTGCGTCCCCGGCAGACCAACGCTGTCCAGCAGTGCCCGCAGCACCGACCCCAGCGGGCGGTTGCCCAGCTCGGTCATGATCAGCCCGTCCGGGAAGGCGTCGGCGAGGAGATGCGCCACCCGGACGGCCAGCGCGGACTTGCCCACCCCCACGGGCCCGGACACGACCATCACACCGCTCTCCCGACGGGCACGGAAATACCCGAGCGCCCGCTGCACCTCGTCGGCACGGCCCACGAAGTCCGGCAGGTCGCGCGGCAGTTGATTGCCCGGCCCCGGACGGCGCTCCGGCGCGGGAGCCCCCAGGAGACGCCGGTGCAGCGCCGCCAGCGCGGGACCCGGCGTCACGCCCAACTCCCTTGTCAGCGCCCGCCGTACGCTGTCGAAGTGGGCCGCGGCCTCGCTCTGCCGGCCGGTCGCCGCGAGCGCCGTGATCCATGCGGCGGCGAGCCGTTCGCGCAGGAGGTGACGCACGACGTGTTCCTGGAGCCGGTCGAGCACGAGGGCGTGGCGGCCGCGGCCGTTCTCCAGCTCCGCCCAGTCCTCCAGGACCGACACCTGCATCTCCTGGAGCCGGTCCACCGCCGCGGTCAGATACGGCACATCGCCGAACTCCCGCAGCGGGCGGTCCTGCCAGAGTTCCAGGGCCCTGACGAGCGCGTCGCACGCGGAGTCCGTGTCCCCGTCACGGGTGCGCCGCCTGCCGATCCGGGCCAGTTCCTCGAACCGCAGCAGATCGCACTCCGACGGTTCGAGCCGCAGCAGGTATCCGCCCGGCGTGTGCGTCAACCGGCCGCCCAGCACGCGGCGCAGACGGGAGACGTAGACCTGAAGGTTCTTTCTCGCGGTCCGCGGGGGCCGGCCGTCCCACAGGGCGTCGATGAGGCCGTCGACCGATAACACGTTGTTGGCCTGGCTGACGAGAACGGCCAGTAACAGACGCGGTTTCGGCCCGCCGAGATCGGCTGTCCCGCCCCCGTCGACCCGCACACAGATTTCCCCGAATGCAGTGATCAACCGATTCATACATCGACATTGGCACAAGCCCTTCCTCCCCGCAGGAGGTCCCGACCAGCAAGTTCCTGCTGTTTAGACGCATGACCCCGGCGCACGCCGACACCGCCTCGGCGACCGCGTACGGGCCGCGAGTTTGCGATGATGCGACTGCGGAGACGCGAAGGGCGGACCCGGATTCCACTCCGCCCGAACGGCACATCGGGAATGCATGTGTCGCACACGTTTTGTCCCTGTCGGAACGCCGCATTCAGTCACCTCGGTGCACGACACGGGCGAGCGGTCCCCTCGCCCTTCCCGCAGGCAACGGACCCGGGAACCCGGAACTAGCTGCCACGACCGCCCCACGACACCACACCCCGTACCGCAGCCCGACGACGGCTCCGCGAACCGCGCCGGCCACAGCAGCCCCGCACTGCCCCACCCACCCCGCCGTCAACCGTGCCCCTGCGCCCGGGGGAGGCCTGCCGATCCCTCGACGCGGCGGGCTCAGTTCCGACGGGGGCGGTCAGTAGCTCCAGCTGTAGAGGCCGCCACCCGTGTCCACGGCAGACACCGCAAGCCGGGCGACCCCCTTGAGGACGGCCGTCAGATCGTCGTCGGTCATGTCGTCGCGGTCCTCGGACCGCAGCCGCGCGCTCCAGCGGCCTGCGAGCTCGTCGAGTGCGGCGGCGCTCGCGCCGGCCAGTGCCCGGGTCAGCCGCATCGGGAAGGCGAACACCTCGATGCCGTCGTTCAGGGGAGCGGTGACGTACTCCGGCCATGTCCATTCATGGAGTCGCCCGAGCGGGGGAAGTTCGGCCGAGGGCTTCTCGAAGTACATGTCCCACTCCGCGATGGCACTGTCCGCCTCGATGAAATGGCAGGTCACCGATCTCAAGGCCCTGCCCGGTCCCCGCAGACGTGTCGCGGCGGCGGCCTCGTCGTCGGGGGCGAGGAAGAAGGCTATGTCGTGGGCCATCCGACCATGATCGCAGCACGGCGGACGAAGGGAGCCGGGAGTGGGGCCGCCGCGTTTGAGGCTCGGTGCCGGAGGACCAGCGGCGGTGTACGTCGTATGCCGTATGTGTGACGTGTCGTCATCTGTCCCGTACAGTCCGCGTGTCGGTGGCCGGGACCGGTCGCCGGGTACGCAGCGGCCGACAGGAGAAGGCTCATGGGCCCCGAAGCCGGACTCGGCTCCGAGACGCACCCGCACACGCCCGCAGCCGCGGGTCCGGTCCCCGAGGCGGAGCCGGAGCTCGTGCGGCGGTGGCGTTCGCGGGGCGGGGAGCTGGTCGAGCTGCTGACCGAGGTGCGTGAACGGTTCGGCGGCGTCGCCGCGTTCCGCCTGGGGCCCGCCCCCACCGTCCTCGTCACCGACCCGCTCGCGGTGCAACACGTACTCGCCCGGCACCCGGACCGGTACGTCAAGCGTTCCCATCGCGCCCGGCTGCTGGTGGGCGACGGGGTCCTCTCCGCCACCGGTGAGGCGTGGAAGCGCCAACGCAGGTTGCTCCAGTCCCAGTTCACCGGCACGGGGATGCGCCGCCACGAACAGCGGATCACCGAGGCGGCCCGGACCACCGCCGACCGCTGGGCCGGATACGCCCGCAGCGGCCAGAGCTTCGACGTCGGCCGCGAGATGCGCCGCTTCGCCCTGGACGCCATCTGGCGCTCCCTGACCGGGCACGCGCTGGACGACGGGACGGAGCGCGAGCTGGACGCCGTGGCGGCCGTGGCGACCGCCCTGCCGACGCTGCCCTCGGACACAACCGAGGCGCGGGACGCCGTGGCCGACGAGCTGGCCCGGATCGACGCGGTCGCCCGGCAGGCCGTCGAGGCCGCCCGGGACGGGGCGGCGGGACCGCACGGTCCCGGCCTGCTGCACGTCCTGACCGGCGCCGCCGCCGAGCACCCGCAGTACACCGACCGGCTGGTGCGGGACGAACTGGTCACGCTGCTCGCGGCCGGACACGAGACCACCGCCACCACGTTGACCTGGCTGTACCTGCTCCTCGACCGGCACCCCGCGGCCCGCGAGGAGGCGCTGGCCGCCGGGCCCGACGGCTCGCCCCGACGCCGTCAGGCCGTCCAGGCCCTGGTCCACGAGACACTCCGGCTCTACCCGTCCGCCTGGATCCTGCCCCGGTACGCCACCGAGGACGACACCCTCGCCGGGTACAGCGTGCAGGCCGGCAGCGACATCCTCGTGTGCCCGTACCTCACGCACCGCGATCCTCGCCTCTGGGCGGAGCCGGAGCGCTTCGACCCCCGGCGCTTCGTCACCCCGGACGGCCGGCCCGCGCAACCCGGTGCCTACTTCCCCTTCGGCCTCGGTCCGCGCGCCTGCCTCGGTCTTCAGTTCGCGCTCCGCGAGTCGACCGTCCTGCTCGAACATCTGCTGCCGGCCTGCACCCCGTCCTTCTCGTCCACGCCCACGAAGACGGCGTACGGCTTCACGGTCCGCCCCGTCGGCCCCACCACCGCGACGCTGGCGGGCTAGGGCGTGTTTCGAAAGTCCCGTCTGCCCGGCGACGCCTGGCACGCACGCTCGCCGCGTTGTCGGGATCACCCCGATACAACCAGTATCGGGGCGACCCTCCGCCTTGCGATCGCACGCACCAGACGCCACCGGGCCCGCCCTCCGGGCGGACGACGCTACTTTCGAAACACGCCCTAGGGGGCGCCGGTCACGAGGTGTCCTTCTCGGCGCCCACCGTCATGGCCCCGGGGGAGTCGGGGTGGCCGGTGCCGGTGCGGAGGTCGGACGCGAGAGCGCCGAGCCACACCTCGACGTCGGCCAGGAGCGACAGGACGTGGGGCGGGGTGTCGGGGGTCGGCGCGGGTGGAGGTTTCGGCCGGAACGGGATGCCGCCCGGCGGGAAGTCCGCGGCCCGGAGGACGGCCGCCTCCGCCTCCTCGGCGGCCTCCCTGGCCCAGCGCAGTGCGGCGGGAGGGAGATCCGGGGAGCGGTCGGTGCGGGGCAGCCAGTACGCGCCGACCATGACACGCGAGGCGAAGTTCAGGGTGGCGAGGTAGTCGGGCTCCCTCGCCCGGCCGGGTCCGTCCTCGTCCGGGCGGCCGAGCCCCCGCCCCTGCCCGTCCGGGTGCCTGTGCGGGTGGGCGCGGGCCGAGGGTTCCGTGCGGTACTGCGCGTAGGAGCCCTCCGCCATGCGGAGCCGGTGCAGGGTCAGCCGTACGGCCCGGTCGGCTGGATCGCGGCCGCCCGCGGAGCCGTCCCCGTCCACCGGACCCCCACCGTCCACCGGACCCCCGCCGGTCGCTGCCACCGTCGTCGCCCGTACCACCGGCGCGGCGGCCCGCAGCAGGGCCGCCATGCTGCGCCGGGTCTCCGCGCGGGCGCCGAAGGGCCAGGCCAGCACACCGCACAGCAGGCCGACGGCGCTGCCCGTCAGGACGTCCACGACGCGCATCTCCGCGAGCCGCCATGTCACGGGCGCGATCTGGGCGAACGCCGTGGAGACGACCAGGGTGAACAGCCCCTGAGCCCAGGCGGGCCCCTCCAGGGGGCCGACCGCGAACGCGATCAGCATCATCGGGACGAGCAGACAGGCGTACACCCCGGTGGCCCCGCCCGCCCCGATGAGCAGCAGTCCGGCGACGAGCGCGCCCGCCAGGGTCCCCACGACGGCCGCGCGGACGGCGGACCAGGCGGCGACCGCGGTGGTCCGCCCCAGGGTCAGTACGGTCAGCAGCACCCAGAAGCCGTGCGAGAGGTCGAGCGAGCCCGCCACGAGACGGGCCAGCGCCAGACCGCACGCGCTGCGCATCGCGTTCTGGAAGACGACCGAACGCCGTGTCAGATTGCCGTCGAGCCGGACGAGGAACAGGCGGACCGTCGAAGTCCGCGCGTACCAGAACTGCTCACGGGGCAGGCCGTACACCGGCCGGCGGCCCCCGTACGCCAGGTCGACGGCCGTACGGACGGTCACGGCCGAGACCGCCACGGTCAGCACCGTGGACTGCCACCGCAGCACCCGGTGCGCGCGGGGGACACGTGCGCCCGGCGGACCGTCCCGAGAGGCCCGGAACTGGGCGATCATCTCCTCGATCCGCTCGGGACCGGTCCCCGGGCGCGCCCGGCGCAGCGCGTCGGCCGTCTCGGCGCACGCGGCCGCCACACCGCGCAGGAGCTCCTGCGAGGCCAGGTCCCCGGGTACCGGCCGCATCTCGGTGAGGGCGGCCAGCTGGTCCACGAGCCGCCGGGTCGCGGAGCCGGCCTGCGCCAGCGCCCGGTCCGTCCGCCCCGCACCGGTCGGCCGCGAACCGGCCGGCTGCTGCGAGAAGCGCAGACCGCGGCCGGCCGCCCTCAGCCGTCCGGCCGTCCCGGGCCCCGGGGGCCCGCCGCGGACCAGCGAGCGGGCGGCCCGGTCGGCGAGGCCGAGCGTGTCGGCGATCCTCGCGCGGTACGGCGGATCCGGCGGGTCCGGGAAGACCGCCACCTCGCACAGGACGAGCGCCGCCCCGCCCAGGGCGACCCCGGCCAACCGCTGGGGGAGCGTGTCCGGGGCGAAGGGCGGGAAGCAGGCCAGGATGTAGAACAGTTCGAGGCCGGGGACGGTACCCGCCAGCCGCGGCCCGCACACGGCGCCGAACGTCAGCACGAACCCGACGACCAGCATGCCCGCGACGGCCGACCAGGTGTCCACG is part of the Streptomyces asoensis genome and harbors:
- a CDS encoding cytochrome P450, whose translation is MGPEAGLGSETHPHTPAAAGPVPEAEPELVRRWRSRGGELVELLTEVRERFGGVAAFRLGPAPTVLVTDPLAVQHVLARHPDRYVKRSHRARLLVGDGVLSATGEAWKRQRRLLQSQFTGTGMRRHEQRITEAARTTADRWAGYARSGQSFDVGREMRRFALDAIWRSLTGHALDDGTERELDAVAAVATALPTLPSDTTEARDAVADELARIDAVARQAVEAARDGAAGPHGPGLLHVLTGAAAEHPQYTDRLVRDELVTLLAAGHETTATTLTWLYLLLDRHPAAREEALAAGPDGSPRRRQAVQALVHETLRLYPSAWILPRYATEDDTLAGYSVQAGSDILVCPYLTHRDPRLWAEPERFDPRRFVTPDGRPAQPGAYFPFGLGPRACLGLQFALRESTVLLEHLLPACTPSFSSTPTKTAYGFTVRPVGPTTATLAG
- a CDS encoding BTAD domain-containing putative transcriptional regulator, coding for MRVDGGGTADLGGPKPRLLLAVLVSQANNVLSVDGLIDALWDGRPPRTARKNLQVYVSRLRRVLGGRLTHTPGGYLLRLEPSECDLLRFEELARIGRRRTRDGDTDSACDALVRALELWQDRPLREFGDVPYLTAAVDRLQEMQVSVLEDWAELENGRGRHALVLDRLQEHVVRHLLRERLAAAWITALAATGRQSEAAAHFDSVRRALTRELGVTPGPALAALHRRLLGAPAPERRPGPGNQLPRDLPDFVGRADEVQRALGYFRARRESGVMVVSGPVGVGKSALAVRVAHLLADAFPDGLIMTELGNRPLGSVLRALLDSVGLPGTQNVAQALARWRTWVAGRRILLVLDDAVGQQTVLALLPGSGASCTLVTSRYRLSGLEAVARVELPPFQGGESIELLGRIVGFGRVMSDQASARRIVQCCEGLPLAIRIIAAKLESLRHVRLADYADRLSVAPSLLDEMAVGELVLRERYEAFWRDLPQQQRLAYRRLSSLTPPFRYDQVIAEVEELHECNLLMPPAGEVSAHFAAYGMSGFTHEFGRRVTGLTAVDLPPVAGT
- a CDS encoding FUSC family protein, with the translated sequence MAERPSLAETVGAGRRAARVSAAAAAGFYPAAYLLDQPVTAVYALFTPIAFGVLSPVPGPGRRRAATVLRAWPAAAVLTVAGTALAVDTWSAVAGMLVVGFVLTFGAVCGPRLAGTVPGLELFYILACFPPFAPDTLPQRLAGVALGGAALVLCEVAVFPDPPDPPYRARIADTLGLADRAARSLVRGGPPGPGTAGRLRAAGRGLRFSQQPAGSRPTGAGRTDRALAQAGSATRRLVDQLAALTEMRPVPGDLASQELLRGVAAACAETADALRRARPGTGPERIEEMIAQFRASRDGPPGARVPRAHRVLRWQSTVLTVAVSAVTVRTAVDLAYGGRRPVYGLPREQFWYARTSTVRLFLVRLDGNLTRRSVVFQNAMRSACGLALARLVAGSLDLSHGFWVLLTVLTLGRTTAVAAWSAVRAAVVGTLAGALVAGLLLIGAGGATGVYACLLVPMMLIAFAVGPLEGPAWAQGLFTLVVSTAFAQIAPVTWRLAEMRVVDVLTGSAVGLLCGVLAWPFGARAETRRSMAALLRAAAPVVRATTVAATGGGPVDGGGPVDGDGSAGGRDPADRAVRLTLHRLRMAEGSYAQYRTEPSARAHPHRHPDGQGRGLGRPDEDGPGRAREPDYLATLNFASRVMVGAYWLPRTDRSPDLPPAALRWAREAAEEAEAAVLRAADFPPGGIPFRPKPPPAPTPDTPPHVLSLLADVEVWLGALASDLRTGTGHPDSPGAMTVGAEKDTS
- a CDS encoding GAF domain-containing protein, encoding MSPILPSDDTHALLQSVVDVARAIFAAAASSVFLLDDTAGELVFQAVSGEGEDMLVGTRFPAHRGIAGWVASSGQAMIADDLASTRTFARDLAESTGYVPNALMAAPLLSQQRVLGVLEVLDPSPRPRAGLEDLDLLSLFAAQAAIALRVTGRSSGTGTTAPGATDEQLTDAFRAFLRDRSH